In a genomic window of Equus asinus isolate D_3611 breed Donkey chromosome 11, EquAss-T2T_v2, whole genome shotgun sequence:
- the GRTP1 gene encoding growth hormone-regulated TBC protein 1 isoform X1 — translation MEPSERAQAARDRVPRIDPYGFERPEDFDYAAYEEFFSTYLVILTRRAIKWSKLLKGSGRVQKSMTVKRYIRKGVPLEHRARVWMGVSGAQAQMDRNPGYYHRLLQGQRNDSLEEAIRTDMNRTFPDNVKFRKSADPCLQKTLYNVLLAYGHHNQGVGYCQGMNFIAGYLILITKNEEESFWLLDALIGRILPDYYSPAMLGLKTDQEVLGELVRTKLPAVAALMDGHGVLWTLLVSRWFICLFVDILPVETVLRIWDCLFNEGSKIIFRVALTLIKQHQALILEATSFADVCEKFKELTRGRFVTECHTFMQKIFSEPGSLSTSTITRLRERCRAKLLAQG, via the exons ATGGAGCCCTCAGAGCGCGCGCAGGCTGCGCGGGACCGCGTCCCCAG GATTGATCCATATGGGTTTGAAAGGCCTGAAGACTTTGATTATGCAGCTTATGAAGAATTTTTTTCCACCTATCTGGTGATCCTCACTCGAAGAGCAATAAAATGGTCTAAACTTCTAAAGGGAAGTGGTAGAGTGCAGAAAAGTATGACAG TGAAGCGCTATATCCGGAAGGGTGTTCCCCTCGAGCACCGGGCCCGCGTCTGGATGGGGGTGAGTGGAGCCCAGGCCCAAATGGACCGCAACCCCGGCTACTACCACCGGCTTCTCCAGGGACAGAGAAACGACAGCCTGGAGGAGGCCATCAGGACAG ATATGAACAGGACCTTCCCGGATAACGTGAAATTCCGCAAGAGCGCGGATCCCTGTCTGCAGAAGACCCTGTACAACGTGCTTCTGGCCTATGGGCACCACAACCAGGGCGTGGGGTATTGCCAG GGCATGAACTTTATCGCGGGATACCTGATTCTCATAACGAAGAACGAGGAGGAGTCCTTCTGGCTCCTGGATGCGCTCATCGGAAGGATCCTGCCCG ATTACTACAGCCCCGCGATGCTGGGCCTGAAGACGGACCAGGAGGTCCTGGGGGAGCTGGTGAGGACCAAGCTGCCAGCAGTGGCGGCCCTGATGGATGGGCACGGTGTCCTGTGGACCCTGCTTGTGTCTCGATGGTTCATCTGCCTGTTCGTGGACATCCTGCCCGTGGAG ACGGTGCTTCGGATCTGGGACTGTTTGTTCAATGAAGGCTCGAAGATTATCTTCCGGGTGGCCCTGACCCTGATTAAGCAACACCAGGCTTTGATTTTGGAAGCCACCAGTTTCGCAGACGTTTGTGAAAAGTTCAAGGAGCTCACCAGAGGGAGGTTTGTGACCGAGTGCCACACCTTCATGCAG
- the GRTP1 gene encoding growth hormone-regulated TBC protein 1 isoform X2, translating into MEPSERAQAARDRVPRIDPYGFERPEDFDYAAYEEFFSTYLVILTRRAIKWSKLLKGSGRVQKSMTVKRYIRKGVPLEHRARVWMGVSGAQAQMDRNPGYYHRLLQGQRNDSLEEAIRTDMNRTFPDNVKFRKSADPCLQKTLYNVLLAYGHHNQGVGYCQGMNFIAGYLILITKNEEESFWLLDALIGRILPDYYSPAMLGLKTDQEVLGELVRTKLPAVAALMDGHGVLWTLLVSRWFICLFVDILPVETVLRIWDCLFNEGSKIIFRVALTLIKQHQALILEATSFADVCEKFKELTRGRFVTECHTFMQIFSEPGSLSTSTITRLRERCRAKLLAQG; encoded by the exons ATGGAGCCCTCAGAGCGCGCGCAGGCTGCGCGGGACCGCGTCCCCAG GATTGATCCATATGGGTTTGAAAGGCCTGAAGACTTTGATTATGCAGCTTATGAAGAATTTTTTTCCACCTATCTGGTGATCCTCACTCGAAGAGCAATAAAATGGTCTAAACTTCTAAAGGGAAGTGGTAGAGTGCAGAAAAGTATGACAG TGAAGCGCTATATCCGGAAGGGTGTTCCCCTCGAGCACCGGGCCCGCGTCTGGATGGGGGTGAGTGGAGCCCAGGCCCAAATGGACCGCAACCCCGGCTACTACCACCGGCTTCTCCAGGGACAGAGAAACGACAGCCTGGAGGAGGCCATCAGGACAG ATATGAACAGGACCTTCCCGGATAACGTGAAATTCCGCAAGAGCGCGGATCCCTGTCTGCAGAAGACCCTGTACAACGTGCTTCTGGCCTATGGGCACCACAACCAGGGCGTGGGGTATTGCCAG GGCATGAACTTTATCGCGGGATACCTGATTCTCATAACGAAGAACGAGGAGGAGTCCTTCTGGCTCCTGGATGCGCTCATCGGAAGGATCCTGCCCG ATTACTACAGCCCCGCGATGCTGGGCCTGAAGACGGACCAGGAGGTCCTGGGGGAGCTGGTGAGGACCAAGCTGCCAGCAGTGGCGGCCCTGATGGATGGGCACGGTGTCCTGTGGACCCTGCTTGTGTCTCGATGGTTCATCTGCCTGTTCGTGGACATCCTGCCCGTGGAG ACGGTGCTTCGGATCTGGGACTGTTTGTTCAATGAAGGCTCGAAGATTATCTTCCGGGTGGCCCTGACCCTGATTAAGCAACACCAGGCTTTGATTTTGGAAGCCACCAGTTTCGCAGACGTTTGTGAAAAGTTCAAGGAGCTCACCAGAGGGAGGTTTGTGACCGAGTGCCACACCTTCATGCAG